From a single Eleginops maclovinus isolate JMC-PN-2008 ecotype Puerto Natales chromosome 2, JC_Emac_rtc_rv5, whole genome shotgun sequence genomic region:
- the psmd7 gene encoding 26S proteasome non-ATPase regulatory subunit 7, giving the protein MPELAVENVVVHPLVLLSVVDHFNRIGKVGNQKRVVGVLLGSWHKKVLDVSNSFAVPFDEDDRDDSVWFLDHDYLENMYGMFKKVNARERIVGWYHTGPKLHKNDIAINELVKQYCTNSVLVIIDVKPKDLGLPTEAYISVEEIHDDGTPTSKTFEHVTSEIGAEEAEEVGVEHLLRDIKDTTVGTLSQRITNQVHGLKGLNSKLLEIRSYLERVTAGKLPINHQIIYQLQDVFNLLPDVNLLEFTKAFYLKTNDQMLVVYLASLIRSVVALHNLINNKISNRDAEKKEGQEKEEGKKEKKDDKEKKDDKDKDKEKEKGDGAKKDEKKKK; this is encoded by the exons ATGCCGGAGCTAGCGGTGGAAAATGTGGTCGTTCACCCCTTGGTGTTGCTCAGTGTGGTCGATCACTTCAACAG GATAGGAAAAGTTGGCAACCAGAAACGAGTGGTTGGTGTCCTTCTGGGATCATGGCATAAAAAAGTTCTTGACGTCTCAAACAGTTTTGCAG TGCCTTTTGACGAGGACGACAGGGATGACTCTGTGTGGTTCCTGGATCATGACTACTTGGAGAACATGTATGGCATGTTCAAAAAAGTTAATG CCAGAGAAAGAATAGTCGGATGGTACCACACAGGACCCAAGTTACATAAGAATGACATTGCCATCAATGAGCTCGTCAAGCAGTACTGTACCAATTCG GTGTTAGTCATTATAGACGTAAAGCCCAAAGACCTTGGTCTACCCACGGAAGCATACATCTCTGTGGAGGAAATACATGAC GATGGCACACCAACTTCCAAGACATTTGAACATGTCACCAGTGAGATTGGAGCCGAGGAAGCGGAAGAAGTGGGTGTGGAGCACCTGCTCAG AGATATCAAGGATACGACGGTGGGCACCCTCTCGCAACGGATTACCAATCAGGTTCATGGCCTAAAGGGACTCAACTCCAAGCTGTTGGAAATCCGCTCTTACCTGGAGAGAGTGACGGCAGGAAAACTTCCCATCAACCACCAGATCATCTATCAGCTGCAGGATGTCTTCAACCTGCTGCCAGATGTTAATCTACTG GAGTTCACGAAAGCCTTCTACCTTAAGACCAACGACCAGATGCTGGTGGTCTACTTGGCCTCGCTCATACGCTCTGTGGTGGCTCTTCACAACCTGATCAACAACAAGATTTCCAACCGAGAcgcagaaaagaaagaggggcaggagaaggaggaaggaaagaaagagaagaaagacgacaaagagaaaaaggatgATAAGGACAAAGacaaggagaaggaaaagggTGATGGTGCCAAGAAagatgagaagaagaaaaaatga